A window of Macrotis lagotis isolate mMagLag1 chromosome X, bilby.v1.9.chrom.fasta, whole genome shotgun sequence contains these coding sequences:
- the PPP1R3G gene encoding protein phosphatase 1 regulatory subunit 3G — protein MESLRWFSSPSSPKGPGESPIQESQGGAVGVRGSTEPRPPQILSPEPSGPTLAEKSPEPGTSRLDGGGDAPARSPLSPAGGSPPGPEGDASLSEQELPGARRARSFSLPPGPVPEEARLLLGGSQPGGEPPGSGACCAKCKKRVQFADSLGLRLASVKHFTATEDPQVPPAALARLRGCPPPEQDAEPPGGLGSPAPPPRLQPLFQLPGLGRAAPRRLRLQRVCLEQVECGAPPGGQVWHHDQVRGCGRVLRCAGPRQVTVRYTFTEWRSFLDVAATLLPGQPAPTDADARGPAEPEDTERFHFCLQLPPGLLRGEEEEEEEEEAAARGAAVHFAVCYRCAQGEFWDNNAGANYTLRRAPAQGTPGGPGPR, from the coding sequence ATGGAATCCCTCCGGTGGTTCAGCAGCCCGAGTTCGCCCAAGGGCCCGGGGGAGAGCCCCATCCAGGAGTCCCAAGGGGGCGCAGTCGGGGTCCGTGGTTCCACGGAGCCCCGGCCTCCCCAGATCCTGAGTCCGGAGCCTTCGGGGCCGACGCTGGCTGAGAAGAGCCCCGAGCCAGGGACCTCGCGACTAGATGGGGGCGGCGACGCCCCCGCCCGGAGCCCCCTCTCTCCGGCGGGGGGCAGCCCCCCGGGCCCCGAAGGGGATGCCAGCCTCTCGGAGCAGGAGCTGCCGGGCGCCCGTCGGGCCCGCTCCTTCTCGCTGCCCCCGGGCCCCGTCCCGGAGGAGGCCAGGCTGCTGCTGGGGGGTTCCCAGCCCGGGGGGGAGCCGCCCGGCTCCGGCGCCTGCTGCGCCAAGTGCAAGAAGCGGGTGCAGTTCGCCGACTCCCTGGGGCTCCGCCTGGCCAGCGTGAAGCACTTTACGGCGACCGAGGACCCGCAGGTGCCCCCGGCAGCGCTCGCCCGCCTGCGCGGCTGCCCCCCGCCGGAGCAGGACGCGGAGCCGCCCGGGGGCCTCGGGAGCCCCGCGCCCCCGCCGCGCCTGCAGCCCCTCTTCCAGCTGCCCGGGCTCGGCCGCGCCGCCCCCCGGCGCCTCCGGCTGCAGCGGGTGTGCCTGGAGCAGGTGGAGTGCGGCGCGCCGCCGGGCGGCCAGGTGTGGCACCACGACCAGGTGCGGGGCTGCGGCCGCGTGCTGCGCTGCGCCGGGCCCCGGCAGGTCACCGTGCGCTACACCTTCACCGAGTGGCGCTCCTTCCTGGACGTGGCCGCCACGCTGCTGCCCGGCCAGCCCGCCCCCACGGACGCGGACGCGCGGGGGCCCGCGGAGCCCGAGGACACGGAGCGCTTCCACTTCTGCCTGCAGCTGCCCCCGGGGCTGCtcaggggggaggaggaggaggaggaggaggaggaggcggcggcgcGGGGCGCGGCCGTCCACTTCGCGGTCTGCTACCGCTGCGCGCAGGGCGAGTTCTGGGACAACAACGCGGGGGCCAACTACACCCTGCGCCGCGCCCCCGCGCAGGGGACCCCCGGGGGCCCGGGGCCCCGCTGA